The following are encoded together in the Aerococcus mictus genome:
- a CDS encoding CRISPR-associated helicase/endonuclease Cas3, which translates to MISALWGKKSEKFGQFYWLPLIQHLKDTYGVAGALWEHWMSPGQKEFIQIASHTDSDGAKKLYQYLAAIHDGGKASPAFQAMPNFSHHSEDLEKTLLEKLERAGFVGISKVQLSDRQKSHHSLAGQALLIDDQINKDIASIVGAHHGKPLDSNRDYKHQLKSYGNNYFQSDNPDEPIYQTWQTTQEAIFNWALNLSGYTQVEELPEISQAGQVLLAGALIMADWIASNEHYFPLIPIDQASILDSQSRLENGFTQWKKTDLWQPHGAIDINNFYYDRFKFLPRDMQRVFSETIEATDQPGIFILEAPMGLGKTEAALAGAEQLAFKTGRSGVYFGLPTQATSNGIFPRIKDWLERIEELNGDKASLRLAHGKAALNDDFAKLAHQVDPDGEEESTIIANEWFAGRKTTALDDFVVGTVDQFLLLALKQKHLMLRHLGFSKKVVIIDEVHSYDAYMSTYLYRALEWMGAYQVPVIILSATLPADRRLKMIQSYLKGRNKQVKKIDLSDQLETIDYPLITYTDGDAIHQETHFDKNKIEHKTVKIHKLPVMEQMDALIELVEGLLQSGGVIGIIVNTVKRAQALANALSERIGEEFVELLHSNFIATDRADKENQLLQQIGKDKKRPERKVIIGTQVIEQSLDIDFDVLISDLAPMDLLIQRVGRMHRHDIDRPSKHHEPIFYVLGISESLDFEKGSEAVYGGYLLARTQYFLPNKLYIPSDISSLVQAVYSNQTIDLNHDIQVKYDEMVLKHERYLKSKKAKAKGYLLASPDHSGRKSLVGWLKSPSTEEGEEKAYAQVRDSQETIEVIALKKVGSGYGTFAEQVDLSERIDDPLVAKEIAKETLRLPYQLSVLYNNIIDQSINFLESYNLKYLPDWQEQSWLKGSLGIIFDENNEFVINDYKLIYDRKYGLICERM; encoded by the coding sequence ATGATTTCTGCTTTATGGGGCAAAAAAAGCGAAAAATTTGGACAGTTCTATTGGCTTCCTTTAATACAACATTTAAAGGATACTTATGGCGTTGCTGGAGCACTTTGGGAACATTGGATGAGCCCAGGACAAAAAGAATTTATCCAAATAGCTTCCCATACTGATAGTGACGGTGCTAAAAAACTCTATCAATACCTTGCTGCAATCCATGATGGGGGCAAGGCTAGTCCCGCTTTTCAGGCTATGCCTAACTTTTCCCATCATTCAGAAGATCTTGAAAAGACACTGTTAGAAAAGTTAGAGAGAGCTGGTTTTGTTGGTATAAGTAAGGTACAGTTATCCGATCGTCAAAAAAGCCACCATAGCTTAGCAGGGCAAGCGCTTCTGATAGATGATCAAATCAATAAGGATATCGCTTCTATTGTTGGAGCCCATCACGGCAAGCCGTTGGATTCTAATCGAGACTACAAACATCAGTTAAAATCCTATGGTAATAATTATTTTCAAAGTGACAATCCAGATGAGCCTATTTACCAAACTTGGCAAACAACACAAGAAGCTATTTTTAACTGGGCTTTAAATTTATCAGGTTATACCCAGGTGGAGGAACTTCCTGAGATTAGTCAAGCAGGGCAAGTTTTGTTAGCAGGAGCCTTAATTATGGCTGACTGGATTGCTAGTAATGAACATTATTTTCCTTTAATTCCAATTGATCAAGCATCCATTTTAGACTCGCAAAGTCGACTTGAAAATGGATTTACACAGTGGAAGAAGACTGATCTCTGGCAACCTCATGGAGCTATTGATATTAACAATTTTTATTATGATCGTTTTAAGTTTCTACCGCGAGATATGCAGCGAGTATTTTCAGAAACCATTGAAGCGACTGATCAACCAGGAATCTTCATTTTAGAAGCACCTATGGGGTTAGGCAAGACAGAAGCTGCCCTTGCAGGGGCAGAGCAATTAGCCTTTAAAACTGGGCGTTCTGGTGTGTACTTTGGCTTGCCTACTCAAGCGACTTCAAATGGTATTTTCCCTCGTATAAAAGACTGGTTAGAAAGAATCGAAGAACTAAATGGCGACAAAGCGTCCCTGCGCTTAGCTCACGGAAAGGCAGCCCTTAATGATGATTTTGCCAAATTAGCTCATCAAGTTGACCCTGATGGCGAAGAAGAGAGTACGATTATTGCCAATGAATGGTTTGCTGGTAGAAAAACAACTGCTTTAGATGATTTTGTCGTCGGAACTGTCGATCAGTTTCTTTTATTGGCACTTAAACAAAAACATTTAATGCTTCGTCACTTGGGGTTTAGTAAGAAAGTCGTTATTATCGACGAAGTTCACTCGTACGACGCTTACATGAGTACTTATTTATATCGAGCTCTTGAATGGATGGGGGCTTACCAGGTACCTGTTATTATTTTATCAGCTACTTTACCAGCGGATAGACGACTAAAAATGATACAGTCCTACTTAAAAGGAAGAAATAAACAAGTAAAGAAAATTGATTTATCTGACCAATTAGAAACGATTGATTATCCTTTAATCACTTATACTGATGGAGATGCTATCCATCAAGAGACGCATTTTGATAAAAATAAGATTGAGCATAAGACTGTAAAGATTCATAAATTACCTGTTATGGAACAAATGGACGCTCTTATAGAATTAGTGGAAGGTTTGTTACAATCAGGAGGAGTCATTGGTATTATCGTGAATACTGTCAAACGGGCTCAAGCTCTAGCAAACGCTCTTTCTGAAAGAATAGGGGAAGAGTTCGTTGAATTGCTCCATTCTAATTTTATTGCGACTGACCGCGCTGATAAAGAAAATCAGCTTCTTCAGCAAATTGGTAAAGACAAAAAACGGCCAGAAAGAAAAGTAATTATTGGTACTCAAGTGATCGAGCAATCTTTAGATATCGATTTTGATGTATTAATTAGTGATTTAGCCCCTATGGATTTACTAATTCAAAGGGTTGGCCGCATGCACCGTCATGATATTGACCGGCCTAGTAAACATCATGAGCCCATTTTCTATGTTTTAGGAATAAGTGAATCTTTAGATTTTGAAAAAGGATCAGAAGCGGTGTATGGTGGCTACCTTTTAGCTAGGACGCAATATTTCTTGCCGAATAAATTATATATACCAAGCGATATTTCCTCATTGGTGCAAGCTGTTTATAGTAATCAAACCATAGATTTAAATCATGACATACAAGTAAAATATGATGAAATGGTTTTAAAACATGAGCGCTATCTTAAAAGTAAAAAAGCCAAGGCAAAAGGTTATTTACTAGCGTCACCTGATCATAGTGGAAGAAAATCTTTAGTTGGGTGGTTAAAAAGTCCTTCTACTGAAGAGGGAGAAGAAAAAGCTTATGCACAAGTCCGCGATAGCCAAGAGACTATTGAGGTGATTGCACTTAAGAAAGTTGGAAGTGGTTATGGTACTTTTGCTGAACAGGTGGATCTTTCTGAAAGAATCGATGATCCGCTTGTAGCCAAAGAAATTGCTAAAGAAACACTGCGTTTACCGTATCAATTAAGTGTTTTATATAACAATATAATTGATCAAAGTATTAATTTCCTAGAAAGCTATAATCTTAAGTATTTACCAGACTGGCAAGAACAAAGTTGGCTAAAAGGCAGCCTAGGTATTATATTTGATGAAAATAATGAATTTGTAATTAACGATTATAAATTAATTTATGATCGTAAATATGGTTTGATTTGTGAAAGGATGTGA